ACCGTGCGCCCTTAAAAACTTGGCCACAGATGCTCGCGTCCACTGTGCAGTTCTCAAACAACGACCAGCCACCCATCACCCCGCCCTACACAGGCGAGTTCACTGGGGCCGGCGCTGAGGAAAAATCCATTCCCTCAGACACCCAACAGCGTGCCCGACACACTCCCCGCTCCCCTCGACGTTCCACGCTCCGAAGAGCAGTACTAGAAGGAGAAGACGATCAAGTGTGCCGAGTAGTCAACGTTCCACCCATGAGCAACCAGCATCAGACACTCGCTGATGTACTGGCCTCTGACCTCACCCCGAAGGGATCGGTAAGAAGTGCTCCTTAGAAAGGAGGTGATCCAGCCGCACCTTCCGGTACGGCTACCTTGTTACGACTTCGTCCCAATCGCCAGTCCCACCTTCGACAGCTCCCTCCCCACAAGGGGGTTGGGCCACCGGCTTCGGGTGTTACCGACTTTCGTGACGTGACGGGCGGTGTGTACAAGGCCCGGGAACGTATTCACCGCAGCAATGCTGATCTGCGATTACTAGCGACTCCGACTTCATGGGGTCGAGTTGCAGACCCCAATCCGAACTGAGACCGGCTTTTTGAGATTCGCTCCACCTCGCGGTATCGCAGCTCATTGTACCGGCCATTGTAGCACGTGTGCAGCCCAAGACATAAGGGGCATGATGACTTGACGTCGTCCCCACCTTCCTCCGAGTTGACCCCGGCGGTCTCCCGTGAGTCCCCAGCACCACAAGGGCCTGCTGGCAACACGGGACAAGGGTTGCGCTCGTTGCGGGACTTAACCCAACATCTCACGACACGAGCTGACGACAGCCATGCACCACCTGTACACCGACCACAAGGGGGACCCTGTCTCCAGGGTTTTCCGGTGTATGTCAAGCCTTGGTAAGGTTCTTCGCGTTGCGTCGAATTAAGCCACATGCTCCGCCGCTTGTGCGGGCCCCCGTCAATTCCTTTGAGTTTTAGCCTTGCGGCCGTACTCCCCAGGCGGGGCACTTAATGCGTTAGCTGCGGCACGGACAACGTGGAATGTTGCCCACACCTAGTGCCCACCGTTTACGGCGTGGACTACCAGGGTATCTAATCCTGTTCGCTCCCCACGCTTTCGCTCCTCAGCGTCAGTATCGGCCCAGAGATCCGCCTTCGCCACCGGTGTTCCTCCTGATATCTGCGCATTTCACCGCTACACCAGGAATTCCGATCTCCCCTACCGAACTCTAGCCTGCCCGTATCGACTGCAGACCCGGGGTTAAGCCCCGGGCTTTCACAACCGACGCGACAAGCCGCCTACGAGCTCTTTACGCCCAATAATTCCGGACAACGCTCGCGCCCTACGTATTACCGCGGCTGCTGGCACGTAGTTAGCCGGCGCTTCTTCTGCAGGTACCGTCACTTTCGCTTCTTCCCTGCTGAAAGAGGTTTACAACCCGAAGGCCGTCATCCCTCACGCGGCGTCGCTGCATCAGGCTTTCGCCCATTGTGCAATATTCCCCACTGCTGCCTCCCGTAGGAGTCTGGGCCGTGTCTCAGTCCCAGTGTGGCCGGTCGCCCTCTCAGGCCGGCTACCCGTCGTCGCCTTGGTGAGCCATTACCTCACCAACAAGCTGATAGGCCGCGGGCTCATCCTGCACCGCCGGAGCTTTCGAACACCTTGGATGCCCAAGATGATCAGTATCCGGTATTAGACCCCGTTTCCAGGGCTTGTCCCAGAGTGCAGGGCAGATTGCCCACGTGTTACTCACCCGTTCGCCACTAATCCCCACCGAAGTGGTTCATCGTTCGACTTGCATGTGTTAAGCACGCCGCCAGCGTTCGTCCTGAGCCAGGATCAAACTCTCCGTGAATGTGTACCGGTAATCCGGTGCAACACCACGAGAGCGGAACAGCCAGGCGGAATAAGCCCGGCCGTTCACAGCGTCCTCGCTGTGTTTTTTCAAAGGAACCTCGTCCCAGCTGATGCTGGAGACGGGGTATCAACATATCTGGCGTTGACTTTTGGCACGCTGTTGAGTTCTCAAGGAACGGTCGCTTCCTTTGTACTCACCCTCTCGGGCTTTCCTCCGGGCGCTTCCCTTCGGTCTTGCGTTTCCGACTCTATCAGATCTTTTCTCGACCCGATTTCCTCGGTGCTTTCCAGGTTCCCGCTTCCGCGTTTCCCTTTCCGGCGGTTCCGACTTTATCAGAGGTTTCCAGCCGGACTAGCCGGCCGCTCATTTCCGATTCATCGGGAGGGGCTTCAATGAAATCAGCGTTTCATGAAGCAGACAGATGCTCACTGTCGCCGATCTGAGGTTGCACCTCTTGTCCAGGCAACTGTTCGAATCTACCTCCTCACACGGGCCGTGTCAACGGCTCCTGTGGGGCGAAGAGGAGACTAGCAGCTGAACGGACGTGGTCGCACATCAGGCTGCCGCAGGGCCGTTCAGGCAGCAGTCGGGACGCTGGCGCTGCGTTCCGCTGCCTCGACGTCGCCGGTCTCGCCCGCGCGGGCGGCACGGCCGCCCAGGACGTAGACGTAGGCGAGGAAGGCCAGCTCGGCGACGACTCCGATGGTGATGCGGGCCCAGGTGGGGAGACCGGACGGGGTGACGAAACCTTCGATGGCGCCGGAGACGAAGAGGACCACCGCCAAGCCGATGGCCATGCCGATGGCGGCACGGCCCTCTTCCGCGAGAGCTGTGCGCCGTGTGCGGGGGCCCGGGTCGATGAGGGTCCAGCCGAGGCGCAGGCCGGTGCCTGCGGCCACGAAGACGGCGGTCAGTTCGAGCAGGCCGTGCGGGAGGACCAGACCGAGGAACGTGTCGAGGCGGCCGGCCGAGGACATCAGGCCGACGCCGATGCCCAGGTTGAGCATGTTCTGGAAGAGGATCCAGATGACCGGGAGTCCCAGGAAGACACCAAGGATCAGGCACAGGGCCGCGGCCCAGGCGTTGTTCGTCCAGACCTGGGCGGCGAAGCTGGCGGCAGGGTGGCTGGAGTAATACGTCTCGTACTGGCCGCCGGGGCGGGTTAGCTCGCGCAGTTCGCTGGGGGCCGCAATGGAGGCCTGTACCTCGGGGTGGGCGCCGATCCACCAGCCCAGGAGGGCCGCGACCGCCGTGGACAGCAGCGCGGTGGGTACCCACCAGTGGCGTGACTTGTAGACGGCGGCGGGGAAGCCGTGGGCGAGGAAGCGGGTGACGTCGCGCCAGGAGGCGCGTCGGGTGCCTGTCACAGCGCTACGCGCGCGTGCCACGAGTTGGCTGAGCCTGCCGGTCAGCTGGGGGTCCTGGGCGCTGGACTGGATAAGGGAGAGGTGCGTGGCGGTGCGTTGGTAGAGGGTGACGAGTTCGTCGGCTTCGGCACCGCTGAGGCGACGCTGGCGACGGAGCAGAGCTTCGAGGCGGTCCCACTCCGCTCGGTGGGCGGAGACGAAGACGTCGAGGTCCATCGGTGTGCCTGCTCCTCGGCTGTTCGTCGGCGGCTCGTCGTGGATCAGCTTGTCGTACTGCGACGCGATGCGCCCTCAGCTTGGCAGACTGGCCCTGTCGGGGGCAGGGCAGGGGAAGGACGGCAGGCGTGAGTGAGCTGGTGACGGGCGAGGCGGTGGCGCTGGAGCTGCGCCCCGCGAGGTTGCCCAGCAGGGCGCTGGCCGTGTTGCTGGATCTTGTGGTGGCCGTGGCCGTCTACGTCGCGGTGACCATCGCGATCGTGGTTTCCACCGCCTCGCTCGACGAGGCGGCGCAGACGGCGCTGTCGATCGCGACGTTCGTCCTCGTGCTGGTGGGCGGGCCGATCGCGGTCGAGACCCTCAG
The genomic region above belongs to Streptomyces coeruleorubidus and contains:
- a CDS encoding stage II sporulation protein M; translation: MDLDVFVSAHRAEWDRLEALLRRQRRLSGAEADELVTLYQRTATHLSLIQSSAQDPQLTGRLSQLVARARSAVTGTRRASWRDVTRFLAHGFPAAVYKSRHWWVPTALLSTAVAALLGWWIGAHPEVQASIAAPSELRELTRPGGQYETYYSSHPAASFAAQVWTNNAWAAALCLILGVFLGLPVIWILFQNMLNLGIGVGLMSSAGRLDTFLGLVLPHGLLELTAVFVAAGTGLRLGWTLIDPGPRTRRTALAEEGRAAIGMAIGLAVVLFVSGAIEGFVTPSGLPTWARITIGVVAELAFLAYVYVLGGRAARAGETGDVEAAERSASVPTAA